TATCCAGGAGAGGGGCCTGGGGATATTGTTTCAGGTTAGCTAAAACCAATTGACTCATCGGGATTTCAGCCAGTTTTGTTGGGGCCTGACGCGGCCATTTGCGGGTAGCGGTAGCAAACAAAAATTTTCGGATCCGCAGAGTTTGTGAGTCTTGCTCTAGGGCCTGGATCGCCTGTTGGAGATGTTTGGCGTTCATGGATCGGGAGTTGGCCTAGTGCAGAGCGGATAATTTTTTGATCATAAACCGAAATGTTTTGGGTTGCTGGATTTGCGTATATCGCGTTACACAAACTGCTCTGGAGTCAGAAAGGCTTGCAAAACGAATGCCAATATTCCTAGGGCCACCTACGCCAGGACTCGTAACACACTAGCAACCTGATTCACAGAGATCAGACTTTTAATTTCATCCAAGGCCTGGCGAAACTCTCCTTCGCAGACGTGATGGGTAACGACCACAACTTCAGCTAAATCATCCTTAATGCCAATCTGTACTAGGGATTCCAGACTCACCCCATAGTTCCCAAAACAAGTGCCTAATTTTCCGAGAACCCCTGGATGATCTTCCGCTAAGAGGCGAGCATAGAAACGGCTAGAAACCTGGGCTAAGGGCACAATAGGACAGTAATGATCATGGGTACAGGTTAAGAGCGGATGACTTTGATTTCCCATCGGTAAAAGCGCAGCAATGTTAATTAAATCAGCCACCACTGCACTCGCAGTTGCCCCAGCCCCGGCCCCCGGCCCATAAAACATCACTTCTCCGAGGGGTTCGCCAGCAATTAATACGGCATTATGAACCCCATTCACACTGGCTAAGGGATGATCTAAGGGGACTAAAGTGGGATGGACGCGCAGTTCTAATGCATTGTCAGCTTGGCTAAAATCTCGATGAGCAATGGCGAGGAGCTTAATTACAAATCCCAACTTATCAGCATAGGCAATATCTACGGCAGTGACGGAACGAATCCCTTGGCAATAGACTTCATCACGGGCAATCCGGCCGCCAAAAGCTAAGGAAGCCAAAATGGCAATTTTATCGGCGGCATCCAGGCCATCAATGTCGGTACTGGGGTCTGCTTCGGCATAGCCTAGTCGTTGGGCATCGGCCAAAATCTCGGCAAAGTCGCCCTTTTCCTGCTGCATCCGGGTCAGGATATAGTTGGTTGTCCCGTTGAGAATCCCTGTGACCGTGTGAATCCGATTTGCGCCGAGGGATTGTTTCAGGGGTTGAATCACAGGAATTCCACCCGCCACAGCCGCTTCGAGCATCACATAGACCCCGGCCTGATTGGCGGCGGTAAAAATTTCGTCCCCAAACCGAGAAATGACCGCTTTATTGGCCGTGACAATATGTTTCCCTTGGGCAATGGCTTCTAGGATCAAAGTCCGGGCTGGCTCCAGACCCCCTAAGAGTTCCACCACGATGTCAATTTCTGCATCTTGGACAATACTCTGCAAATCTGTCGTTAAGATTTCTGGGGGGAAGTTCACTGGCCTGGGCTTGTCAAGGTCGCGCACACCGACTTTTTTAATTTGCAGCTCTTGCAGGAGCGGATGACGCTGTTCCGGGGTTAATAAGACCTGTGCGACACCTCCCCCCACAGTTCCCAGGCCCAAAATCCCCAATTGATACACCACGATGTCTTTACCCAGATAGCGATTCTTCCCTTTAATTGTAAAGTTAGAGCCTGATCAATTGCTCGAGAGGCTTAGAAGTTCTTTTACCCGAGTCCGCACCCAGGCCAAGACATCTTTTTGCTCCATTGTTTTAAAGAGTCCTAATTCTTCAAGTTTCTGTTGAACTGGATCGTAGAGTTCTCTCTCACTGATCATTTCCTGAGTCACAATTTCAGCAAAATAGGGCGCAACTTTAAGAAGGGTTTCTAGCTGGACTTTGGGAATGACAAAAATATGACAATCTGTTAGGGCGCGAGCATCAACAATATAGGGAAAATTGAGGAGAACAGGGACTTCCCCAAACATTTCGCCGGCCTGGTAAACCTTAATGCGCCGATTTAGTTTATGGGAAAAAGATTCAATTTCACCAGACAGTAGGACATACATCGCATCGGCTGCTTCACCTGCCTGAAATAGGATCGAATGTCGGGACAAAAACTTACGATACCCAGATTGAATGATTTGCAGCACACTCAGTTCATTACAGGTTTGAAAATAAGGAATTCGGTGTAAGCATTCTCGGAGACTATAGTTGGGGAGTGTTTCACTGCAAGTAGAACTATCCAGGCCTGGGTCATGATTGTTATGATTCAGCTCGCCGAGCGGTGAGGCCAAGAATTCTGGAGAAATTGGAGTGGGCGGGCGGAGAGTTTCTGGATTTCGGAACCAAATATCTTGTTGGGGAAAAGGAATTTCAATACCGGCCTGGCGAAAATAGTAATTGATCGTAAAATTTAAGGAACTTTTAATCGTTAAAGCATTATCAATCCGATCCACCCAGGCCCAGACTTCAAATTCTAAGGCACTGTCGCCAAAGCCCTTAAAAATCACCCGTGGGAGAGGTTCACGTCGGACAGCCGGATGTTTATGGACAGCATACAGTAAGGTTTCGGTTACTAACACCGGATCAGAACGATAAGCGACAGTAATAGGTAAACGAATACGTCCAGAAAAGTCGCGATAACTCCAATTTAAAACTTCATTCGTGGTCAACGTGCTATTGGGTAAAATGACATCGCCCCCGTCCAATGTAGTAATAATAGTTGAACGCATGGATATTTCTTTGATGTACCCCGTCAGTCCACTAAATTCCACATAGTCGCCCACTTGTAATTTATTTTCAACAAGAAGAGTCACACCACTGACAATATTTTTAGTCAGGTCTTGCAAGCCAAAGCCAATCCCCACCCCTAAGCCCCCTAAGACCACAGCTAAGGAGGTAATGTCCAGGCCATAAACCTGCAAGATAATCACAGCAATGATTGCGCCCAAACCATAGGTAAGTAAGGTGGAAATCACCACACTATTGCCACGACTAATCCCTAACTTAACCAATAACCAATTGCGGAGAAACTTTTTACAGTAAATGATGCCTAGTCCCAAAAGTACCAGGGTTAAGGCTAAACTGATGATCCAAGCAATCGTAATTGTTTGATTGCCCAGCTTAAAAATTGCCCGATCCCAGATATGCAAAAAATCACTGATACTCATCTCCATGCTCCAGATCTTCTCTAAGACTTGAATGCCCGATCAATCACTCCCATAGCCCAGTTATCCCGAGAAACATCATCTGACAAAGGCTCTTCTCACCCAATCAGAACCTAAGCTACATCTAACTCTCTTGAACTCCACCTCATCTAAAACAGAACCCTAGTTTTGAGCTTAATCTCCAGGCCCTTGATTACATCTTGACCCATTGGAATCTGATGACATTCGAGCAGGTAAGTAAAGAATTTCTTGACCGAGGTTTTGACTTGGCTTTCTAAGTCCCCCGTATGTCCACAATGCCAGTGCCGGAATTGACTACAGACCATCCCCCGCCGAATCTGACTAAAATCGGTGACTTGGCAATCCCAACAGAGATAGTCAATCAGCATCCCGATGACGGCCATATGTTGGCGAATAGTTCGCGGCCGCAGACGCTGGAGCAAATAGGCCTCAAATTGCACCTGATATAACTCTAATTCGGCTCGAAATAACCCAGTGTTTGCACTATCGTCCAGTCGCGCTTGGATAGTTTTGAGATTAATCGGCATATCAGAGTCTACTTAATTTCTCGAACCACAGGTTGATCATTAACGAGTTCACCCACAAAAATTCGCGTTGCCAGGCCAACAAAGAGACCATTTTCAACTACACCAGGGATATTATTAATTGTTTTCTCTAACTCGGCGGGATCGTGAATGGTGGCAAACTTGACATCAATCACCATGTTGCCTTGATCTGTAATCACCGGCCCGTCTTTTTTCACCCCCATCCGCAACACGGGTTCACCCCCCAGATTGGTCAAAGCACGGGTGACAGGACTCAAGGCTAATGGCAACACCTCCACCGGCACCGGAAACGTTGACCCCAATTCAGTCACCAGTTTGGAGCTATCCACCACGACTAAAAATTCTTCCGCCAGGCCATCGACAATTTTTTCCCGCGTATGGGCTGCCCCGCCCCCTTTGATCAAAACCTTGTCCGGATCCACCTCATCGGCTCCATCAATGGCAATATCAATCCGCTCCACATCGTCCAGAGTAACCAGCGGAATGCCGTAAAGTTTAGCGAGAACACTGGCCTGGAACGAGGTGGGAATCCCGACAATATTGCTGAGTTCCCCGGACTTGAGCCGCTCCCCCAAAAACTGAATCACAAACGCGGTTGTCGAACCCGTTCCTAGGCCAACCACCATCCCCGATTTCACCTCTTGGGCCGCGGCCTGGGCGACTGCTTGCTTCATTAATGTCACGGATTCTGCACTCATGGGGACTCCTTGAACTTCAGATTTGCAGGTGATGTTAACGCGTTTTTATTGTCTCAGGTCAAGGGACAGGCCAACTCCCCAGGCCCCAAAAATCGCAGTAGATTATAGCTGGCGGGGTAGAGGCAGAGTATGCTGGCAAACCAAGATAGTTCTGGGGATGATATTCAGGGGCGCAAAGCAGATCACTTGCGGTTGTGTTTGGATGATGCCGTTGCCTGTGAGGGAGTCACCACTGGCCTGGAACAGTATCGCCTCCGCCATGTGTGTCTGCCGGAGATTAACTTCTCGGATGTGAATTTGGCAGTGACCTTTCTCGGCCATTCACTGGGTGCGCCACTGCTCATTTCTTCCATGACCGGGGGAACCGATTTAGCTAAGACAATCAACCGCCGACTAGCCCAGGCCGCCCAAAAATTTCGGATACCGATGGGAGTGGGGTCACAACGGGTCGCCTTGGAAAAACCGGATTTGGCCAATACCTTTGCGATTCGCGATGTTGCCCCGGATGTGCCGCTGTTTGCCAATTTGGGGGCGGTCCAGTTGAACTATGGTTGTGATACGCGGGCCTGTGAAAAAATTATTTCCTTGATTGCGGCTGATGCCTTGATTTTGCACTTGAATCCCCTCCAAGAAGCAGTCCAAAGCCACGGTGATCGCAATTTTGCCCGCCTGTTACCCAAAATTAGCCAACTCTGTTTAGAACTCCCAGTACCCGTAATTGTCAAAGAGGTGGGGAATGGCATTTCTGGGGAGATGGCCGCAAAACTCCTCCAGGCCGGAGTGGCAGCCATTGATGTGGCCGGGGCGGGGGGAACCTCTTGGGCGAAAGTCGAGGGGGCGCGGGGACAGGATTGGCGACAACAACGTTTAGGGCAAACCTTTGCAGACTGGGGGATACCCACTGCTGACTGTTTAGTGGCGATACATCAACAATTTCCGACTGTGCCTCTAATTGCCTCGGGGGGAATTACCCATGGCCTGGATGCGGCCAAAGCAATTGCCTTAGGTGCGTCATTGGTGGGGTTAGCCCGGCCCTTGTTACAAGCCGCCTATGAATCCGAAGCCTGTTTATTTGATTTAATTGACATTCTCCAGGCCGAGATCGCTACGGCCCTATTTTGCACCGGAAATCCTACCATTCCCCAATTCCAGGCTGCTGCTTGTTTAGAGAGCGTTTCAACTTAGGCAAGGACAAATCTCGGCTTCCTATTCCGATAGGGGCGGAGTTTGGGCTTCCAACAAAGGTTCTAATTCCAGGTATTGAGGGGACTCTGGCTCAGGTTCCGCTAATTGCCAGGGGTCTAAAATATCCTTAATGATAATTTCTGTAAATAAAATCTGTCCCACCAGCAACAAGGGCAAGGCCAAGAGCAAGCCCATAAACCCGAGGAAAAGGGCAAAGGTCAACTGGGCCAAAAGAGCCATGGCTGGTAAAACTTCGACCTGCTGGGCCATGACCACCGGCACTAAAAGGTACTGCTCCAACTGCTGAATCACAATATAGGCCACAAACACCGCCCCCGCTTTCCAAGGATCATCCACAAAGGCAATTAACATCGGTGGAATTAAGCTCAAGACGGGGCCGATGGTCGGAATGGCCTCAAAAATTCCTGCTAGGACTGCATTCGCAAACACCAATCGTACCCCCAGCACCGCCAAGGTCAAGCCACAAACCACCCCAATGGCGATCATATTGATTCCCGTCCCTGTCAACCAGGCCAGGAGTTTGGCTTCACAGAGGGTGAGAATATTGTCTATACGGCGGCGATAAAAGGCCGGAAAGAGCCGAATGAACCCTTGGCGATAGGGCTGAGGATTGATCACCAACATCACCGTTAAGACCAAGACCAGCAAGAGGTTTAAAAACACGGTCAAGGTATTGGAAAAGAGGGCAAAAAAGTTGCCAAAAATTTCTTCTAAAAACGGTTGAAGTTGGCTGACTAATCGTTCTGGTAGCGCTTGATCCTGTCGTCCCAGGCCGGGAATAACCGTACCAGCTTGATCTAACCAAGTTTCCAGTTGGGCCACCCCTTTCGGAGCAAGCGTAGCAATTTGGCGAAATTCCTGGAGAAACGGCGGCACAATCAGGACAAAAAATCCCAAGACTAGCCCCAAGGCCACCAGAATCGTCAGGGGGAGAGCTAACTTAGCTTTTAATCCCCAGGCCTGGAGTTGTCGCTGCATCCGATTGAGGGCGGTGGCCAAGACTGCGGCCAAAAAGACCAGTAAAAGCACTTGGCGAATTTCCCAGAGGACATACAGACAAACTAAGGTGATAATTAACCCCAGCCATTGCCCCAACTTCATAGTGATTGCTCCTCAATCGTTAAAAATAATGCAATCCACAAGATACCTTCAGAATATAATAAAAATTACATACTCTACTGTGCCGATAACTTTAAAATTGAAGAACTTCTGCCTAAAATATGAGCTATACCCACAACTATATCTGTCAGTATCTAAAAGAGATTAAAATCTTTGTCAGGATGACATTTGAGCAACTAGAGCAACGGATTGAATGGGGAAAGACTTGGCATAAAAGCAAGCAATAAAAACTTGAAAAAGTGAAAAAAGAGTCAATTGGGCTGGTGAGATAAAGCCATCTCAACTAAATCTGGAAAGCCAGATCCTCTTAGCTTGATTTACTTAAGGCAAAACCTATCATTTCAAGTCTTGGGATGACTGTTTCAAGTTAACGAATCAATAGCACGCCATATCTTTAATGATTAGTAACTATTACTGCTTTGACTGCTAGACAAAAGGGTATTCTTCAATGCTATTGACCCTATATATCAGTCTGTCTTCATTTGTGAGAATAACTGATCATTAAAAGCCTTGGTAAAGAATCCCCCCTCTTTGATCCTAGGATGAAACCAAAACTTTGCAGGGATAGATAATTCTAGGCTATTCTCACGAATCATTACTGTTTGCTATATGGACTGGCTAGATGGCGATTAGGGAGAATACAGCTAGAGTTAGCTGAACCTAAAAAACTGGTGAGCCTATGATGGTAATTAAGGGATATACATCGGCAATGAGCTGACAATAGCAGCCGAAAAATATTGAACGCGATCCTCATGTTTCATATCCATAGTTATCTCAACATCACGGGCGTTTAACTAAGACTTCATATCACCATTTAAGTTTATAGATATAAAAATCTTGCTGTAGTTTGATGGCCTATTTCATCCGCAGTTTTAATCAATTCGATTGATGTAGGATAATTCATGACTTATGGGAGTTAGTGAACCAGAGTTGTCCTGACTCCACCAGTTTTAGAGGTGAAGCCAGTTGTTCTTAAATTTTTGATAGTTTTTACCAAGGCTGGAATACTAATTATTTGTATCAGTTGGCTGCTAATTACCTAAGTTGGGACTCCAATAACTAGTGTAAAGAAAATATTTTTTTGTTAATTTACTCACAAAAAATGCCCCCTGAAAAAATCTAGGAGGCATGATCAGCAATTAAAAATTAAGCAGGTCTTAGAATAAGCCAAAGGTCAAGGACTTATCAATGGGTAAGCAAGCGCCAATACCTAACCAGATTGTTACCAAGGTTCCAAAGAGGAATACAGTAGTGGCCACAGGGCGGCGGAAGGGATTTTGAAACTTGTTGACATTCTCAATAAAGGGAATCAAGATCAAGCCCAAGGGGATGAACCCATTCATCAAGACTCCTAAGAGCTTGTTGGGGACAACTCGGAAAATTTGGAAGGTAGGGTATAGATACCATTCCGGCAAAATCTCCAAGGGGGTCGCAAACGGGTTAGCGGGTTCACCAATCATGGCCGGGTCTAAAACCGCCAGGCCAATGCATAGGGAAATAGAACCCATGATCACAACTGGGAACATATAGAGCAAATCATTGGGCCAGGCCGGTTCGCCATAATAGTTATGGCCCATCCCTTTTTTAAGCTTGGCCTTCAGAGCGGGATCATTGAGATCCGGTTGTTTAACAATCTTAGCCATAGGTGATAACGTTCTCCTTTCGCGCACCAGCAGGGGGCAGTCAGTGTTTTGAATCAATATTGGTTTTGATAACTTCCTCGATCATAAAAGCAGATCAGGGAAAAAACTGTTACCCACGGAACTGTTACCAAAACTTTATGCCATCCAGCAGGAGAGGGCAGATATTGGGTCTAGAGGGGGCCAGAAATGCCTTGTTTGCGGATCATCAAGAAGTGCATCAGCATAAAGACGGCAATTGACCAGGGCAAAACAAAGGTGTGGAGGCTGTAGAAGCGGGTTAAGGTACCTTGACCAACACTCACGCCACCGCGCATCAGTTCCACCAGTTGATCACCGACAAAGGGAATTGCAGCCGGAATCCCAGAGACGATTTTGACGGCCCAGTAGCCAACTTGATCCCAGGGGAGAGAGTAGCCAGTCACCCCAAAGCTGACGGTGATCACGGCTAAAACCACGCCCGTGACCCAGGTTAATTCCCGCGGTTTCTTAAAGCCACCAGTCAAATAGACCCGGAAGACATGCAAAATCATCATCAAAACCATCATGCTGGCTGACCATTTATGGACAGAGCGGATCAACCAACCAAAGTTGACCTCGTTCATGATGTACTGGACGGAGGTAAAGGCTTCAGCGACCGTTGGCTTGTAGTAGAAGGTCATGGCAAAGCCAGTCGCAAACTGCACTAAAAAACAGGTGAGGGTGATTCCCCCTAGGCAGTAAAAAATGTTAACGTGGGGAGGCACATATTTGGTTGAAACGTCTTCGGCAATTGCCTGAATTTCGAGACGTTCATCGAACCAATTGTAAACTTTATTCATATCGGGGATGAGTCCTGAAAACCGTATGCTTCATGAGAAATGTAACACAATCTGAAGAAATTTTCTGGGCATAGGCAGCAAGGAGGACTCAAGGAATGGGGCGCGGTTTTCGGCACTACAGCTTAGGCTTGATTTTGGGGATTTTGGGCTTGGCCTGGGCCTGGTTTGGAGTTAGCTCAACCGCCTTGGCCCTGACCACAGAGCAGAAACTCTACAACGAGGCCTGGAAAATTGTCAGTCAGTCCTATGTGGATGAGACTTTTAATGGCCAAAATTGGTGGAATGTGCGTCAAGAGGCCCTTCGCCAGCCCCTGGAAACTCGCGAGGCCACCTATGAAGCAATCCAAAAAATGTTGGCCAGTTTAGGAGATCCCTTCACCCGCTTGTTACGCCCAGCCCAGTACCACAGTCTGCAAACTAGCACTACCGGAGAATTGACAGGGGTAGGTCTGCAAATTGCCTCAGAACCAGACACGGGCTATTTACAAGTGATTGCCCCAATTGCTGGCTCTCCAGCGGCGGCGGCAGGATTGTTACCCCAAGATAAAATTCTGAAAATTGACGCGACTCCCACCCCAGAGTTAACCCTTGATGAAGCCGCAGAACGAATGCGGGGGGAAGTTGGCTCCACGGTGGTTTTAACGGTTATCCACCCCCAGGGGGATCAACAGCCGATTGAAATTCCGGTTAAGCGGGATCACATTACCCTCAATCCGGTGATAAGCCAACTCCAAACTGCCCCCACGGGCGCAAAAATTGGTTATGTTCGGCTGACCCAATTTAATGCCATGGCCACGGACGAGATGCACCAGGCCCTGAGTCAGTTAGAAAAACAAGGGGTAGATCGCTATGTCTTAGACCTACGGAATAATCCGGGGGGCTTGCTCCAGGCCGGGGTCGAGATTGCAGAACTCTTTATCGAGCCGGGGGTGGTAGTTTATACGGTGGATCGCCAGGGGGTATTAGGTAGTTTCACGACCACCCATCAACCGTTGACGAAAGATCCATTGGTGGTACTAGTCAATCAAGGCACTGCCAGCGCCAGTGAAATTTTAGCCGGGGCATTGCAGGACACGGGGCGGGCCCAGTTAGTAGGTGAACAAACCTTTGGCAAAGGCTCCATTCAATCCTTGTTTAATCTGTCCGATGGATCGGGATTAGCGGTGACGATTGCCCACTATGAAACCCCGGCTCACCATGACATCAATAAGATTGGCATTGCCCCAGATCTGCGAGTCCCTCTAACCCCCATTACCCAAGATCAAGTCGCGACAGATGCCGATAGTCAGTACCAAGCGGCGTTGAAAACTTTGACATTACACAATAATATTTAATTATTTAAGCATATAATACTTAATTAATCGTTAATACACGATTTTATAGAGGATTTTTTATGAGATTTGTAGGAGTTGATATAGTAAAGCACATTTTTGCATTAGGAGTAATTTGGTTACATGTGAAATCCGAATCCCGCTACTCCAAAGATGTTAGTGATTTAATTAATATTATTGGAAATTATGTAGATGGTGCTGTTATTGGCTTTTTTCTTATTTCTGGCTTCTTCTTTAAGGGTGCTTCTGATTGCAAAATTCAGAGTTTAGTGAGTTTCTTTAGGAAAACCTTTATGAGACTTATGATACCTTTTTTTATATTTTCTTTTATTTATGTATCTGCCTTATATTTACTTGGAAAGTACAACCTTGACAACGGTTTAATATCGATTCTGAAGCTTCAGGGTCCAATGCAGATGTACTTTCTTTCATATTTATTTTTTATTTTGAATGCATTATTTATATGTACATTATTACTGAATTTATTCAACATAGATTCAAAATATTTCTTCTTAATCCTGGCAGTAATAGCTCTAATTTGTTCTCAAGTTTACCCAGTTGAATCATCTGCAGGTCCCAACCTATTAAATATCCCATTGTATATTTTTTGTTTTTCATCAGGACAAATGCTTAAATACTCATTTCCAAAAAATATTAAATCATTTTACTTCTATGCTTTTGCACTTAGTTCTTTATTCTTGGCTATGTCTCGATTTGATCACCGCTTTTTAGATGTTTCAATTGTTTTTGTCCTGTTTACACTTGGAATCTACATATCTTACTCGAAAGTACTTTCAAGCTTCACTGCTCCGGGAAGTGGTGGTGTTTATCTTTTACATGCTCCTATTACGATTTATGTTGTTTCTCTTGCATTGACAAAAATCAGTGTTTTTGGTTTTTTAAACGCTGTTCTATCTGTTATTCTGACATACTTAATCTGTCTATTCATTACGCTTAGTGTTCGTCTTCATCTGCCAAAATTGTCGTTTCTTCTACTTGAGTAGAACTTTAGTCGGAGTACTTTTCCTGAGATGTTGTTGAGATGTTACCTAGTCGGACGTATCATGATCCTCTTCACGGAGCCATTACCCTGGATGGAAGTGATCCGGTTGAAAAACTCCT
Above is a window of Pseudocalidococcus azoricus BACA0444 DNA encoding:
- a CDS encoding homoserine dehydrogenase: MVYQLGILGLGTVGGGVAQVLLTPEQRHPLLQELQIKKVGVRDLDKPRPVNFPPEILTTDLQSIVQDAEIDIVVELLGGLEPARTLILEAIAQGKHIVTANKAVISRFGDEIFTAANQAGVYVMLEAAVAGGIPVIQPLKQSLGANRIHTVTGILNGTTNYILTRMQQEKGDFAEILADAQRLGYAEADPSTDIDGLDAADKIAILASLAFGGRIARDEVYCQGIRSVTAVDIAYADKLGFVIKLLAIAHRDFSQADNALELRVHPTLVPLDHPLASVNGVHNAVLIAGEPLGEVMFYGPGAGAGATASAVVADLINIAALLPMGNQSHPLLTCTHDHYCPIVPLAQVSSRFYARLLAEDHPGVLGKLGTCFGNYGVSLESLVQIGIKDDLAEVVVVTHHVCEGEFRQALDEIKSLISVNQVASVLRVLA
- a CDS encoding mechanosensitive ion channel domain-containing protein, whose translation is MSISDFLHIWDRAIFKLGNQTITIAWIISLALTLVLLGLGIIYCKKFLRNWLLVKLGISRGNSVVISTLLTYGLGAIIAVIILQVYGLDITSLAVVLGGLGVGIGFGLQDLTKNIVSGVTLLVENKLQVGDYVEFSGLTGYIKEISMRSTIITTLDGGDVILPNSTLTTNEVLNWSYRDFSGRIRLPITVAYRSDPVLVTETLLYAVHKHPAVRREPLPRVIFKGFGDSALEFEVWAWVDRIDNALTIKSSLNFTINYYFRQAGIEIPFPQQDIWFRNPETLRPPTPISPEFLASPLGELNHNNHDPGLDSSTCSETLPNYSLRECLHRIPYFQTCNELSVLQIIQSGYRKFLSRHSILFQAGEAADAMYVLLSGEIESFSHKLNRRIKVYQAGEMFGEVPVLLNFPYIVDARALTDCHIFVIPKVQLETLLKVAPYFAEIVTQEMISERELYDPVQQKLEELGLFKTMEQKDVLAWVRTRVKELLSLSSN
- the rpiA gene encoding ribose-5-phosphate isomerase RpiA, translated to MSAESVTLMKQAVAQAAAQEVKSGMVVGLGTGSTTAFVIQFLGERLKSGELSNIVGIPTSFQASVLAKLYGIPLVTLDDVERIDIAIDGADEVDPDKVLIKGGGAAHTREKIVDGLAEEFLVVVDSSKLVTELGSTFPVPVEVLPLALSPVTRALTNLGGEPVLRMGVKKDGPVITDQGNMVIDVKFATIHDPAELEKTINNIPGVVENGLFVGLATRIFVGELVNDQPVVREIK
- the fni gene encoding type 2 isopentenyl-diphosphate Delta-isomerase, producing the protein MLANQDSSGDDIQGRKADHLRLCLDDAVACEGVTTGLEQYRLRHVCLPEINFSDVNLAVTFLGHSLGAPLLISSMTGGTDLAKTINRRLAQAAQKFRIPMGVGSQRVALEKPDLANTFAIRDVAPDVPLFANLGAVQLNYGCDTRACEKIISLIAADALILHLNPLQEAVQSHGDRNFARLLPKISQLCLELPVPVIVKEVGNGISGEMAAKLLQAGVAAIDVAGAGGTSWAKVEGARGQDWRQQRLGQTFADWGIPTADCLVAIHQQFPTVPLIASGGITHGLDAAKAIALGASLVGLARPLLQAAYESEACLFDLIDILQAEIATALFCTGNPTIPQFQAAACLESVST
- a CDS encoding AI-2E family transporter, which encodes MKLGQWLGLIITLVCLYVLWEIRQVLLLVFLAAVLATALNRMQRQLQAWGLKAKLALPLTILVALGLVLGFFVLIVPPFLQEFRQIATLAPKGVAQLETWLDQAGTVIPGLGRQDQALPERLVSQLQPFLEEIFGNFFALFSNTLTVFLNLLLVLVLTVMLVINPQPYRQGFIRLFPAFYRRRIDNILTLCEAKLLAWLTGTGINMIAIGVVCGLTLAVLGVRLVFANAVLAGIFEAIPTIGPVLSLIPPMLIAFVDDPWKAGAVFVAYIVIQQLEQYLLVPVVMAQQVEVLPAMALLAQLTFALFLGFMGLLLALPLLLVGQILFTEIIIKDILDPWQLAEPEPESPQYLELEPLLEAQTPPLSE
- the petD gene encoding cytochrome b6-f complex subunit IV; the protein is MAKIVKQPDLNDPALKAKLKKGMGHNYYGEPAWPNDLLYMFPVVIMGSISLCIGLAVLDPAMIGEPANPFATPLEILPEWYLYPTFQIFRVVPNKLLGVLMNGFIPLGLILIPFIENVNKFQNPFRRPVATTVFLFGTLVTIWLGIGACLPIDKSLTFGLF
- the petB gene encoding cytochrome b6, yielding MNKVYNWFDERLEIQAIAEDVSTKYVPPHVNIFYCLGGITLTCFLVQFATGFAMTFYYKPTVAEAFTSVQYIMNEVNFGWLIRSVHKWSASMMVLMMILHVFRVYLTGGFKKPRELTWVTGVVLAVITVSFGVTGYSLPWDQVGYWAVKIVSGIPAAIPFVGDQLVELMRGGVSVGQGTLTRFYSLHTFVLPWSIAVFMLMHFLMIRKQGISGPL
- the ctpA gene encoding carboxyl-terminal processing protease CtpA, whose product is MGRGFRHYSLGLILGILGLAWAWFGVSSTALALTTEQKLYNEAWKIVSQSYVDETFNGQNWWNVRQEALRQPLETREATYEAIQKMLASLGDPFTRLLRPAQYHSLQTSTTGELTGVGLQIASEPDTGYLQVIAPIAGSPAAAAGLLPQDKILKIDATPTPELTLDEAAERMRGEVGSTVVLTVIHPQGDQQPIEIPVKRDHITLNPVISQLQTAPTGAKIGYVRLTQFNAMATDEMHQALSQLEKQGVDRYVLDLRNNPGGLLQAGVEIAELFIEPGVVVYTVDRQGVLGSFTTTHQPLTKDPLVVLVNQGTASASEILAGALQDTGRAQLVGEQTFGKGSIQSLFNLSDGSGLAVTIAHYETPAHHDINKIGIAPDLRVPLTPITQDQVATDADSQYQAALKTLTLHNNI
- a CDS encoding acyltransferase family protein; translation: MRFVGVDIVKHIFALGVIWLHVKSESRYSKDVSDLINIIGNYVDGAVIGFFLISGFFFKGASDCKIQSLVSFFRKTFMRLMIPFFIFSFIYVSALYLLGKYNLDNGLISILKLQGPMQMYFLSYLFFILNALFICTLLLNLFNIDSKYFFLILAVIALICSQVYPVESSAGPNLLNIPLYIFCFSSGQMLKYSFPKNIKSFYFYAFALSSLFLAMSRFDHRFLDVSIVFVLFTLGIYISYSKVLSSFTAPGSGGVYLLHAPITIYVVSLALTKISVFGFLNAVLSVILTYLICLFITLSVRLHLPKLSFLLLE